TTTACTTGTTTTATGTCCTACTTTGTTAAGTATAAGAGCTATTTCAGAATAACTTTTATGGTCACTTCTTAAATACTTAGCCATTTTATAAGACTCCTGTAAATTAGTATTAAGAAGAACTTTGCCGTGCTTGGAAAGTTTGATTGATTCTATTCTTTCTTTTTCGGCCTGCTTCTTTTCTGTGACCGTCTGCTTTTGTCCGTATAAAGGATTAGCCCTACCCTTTAACTTTCCAGATCGGGATAAAGCAAGCTTCGTTCTTATGCTTGTTTCAAAGCGTTCTTTTTCTGCAAATGCAAAGAATAGAGTAAGGGTAAACTTATCAGCGTTTCTTCCTACATTGCAGAAAAAAACTCCGGCGGGGGTCATTTCGTCTACTAAATCCAAGGCTTGTTGGGTATTTCTTAGACGGTCAGTCTTTGCGATTACTAAGATGTGACCATCATCCTTAGCAAGTTGTTTGGCTTTTTGTAGTTCCGGAAGGTAGTCTAAGTTTTTCCCTGAATGTACTTCTGTAAACCAGGCCATAATATTGTCTTCACCAACGTTATATTTTATGATTTCTTGTTGTGCATCCAGTCCTAAGCCTGACCGTCCTTGTTTTTTAGTACTTACTCTAAGGTAAGCTACATAAGTGTTGCT
The sequence above is a segment of the Veillonellales bacterium genome. Coding sequences within it:
- a CDS encoding recombinase family protein, translating into MSNTYVAYLRVSTKKQGRSGLGLDAQQEIIKYNVGEDNIMAWFTEVHSGKNLDYLPELQKAKQLAKDDGHILVIAKTDRLRNTQQALDLVDEMTPAGVFFCNVGRNADKFTLTLFFAFAEKERFETSIRTKLALSRSGKLKGRANPLYGQKQTVTEKKQAEKERIESIKLSKHGKVLLNTNLQESYKMAKYLRSDHKSYSEIALILNKVGHKTSKGCSYGITQVKRLFEHFDGQDKSIVLNTKAEDEGLFKVEEDIAYEMLLNEK